From the Pseudanabaena sp. FACHB-2040 genome, the window AGCTCTAGACGGTTGCCGTCTTTGAGGGTGACGACCATGTCGCCCCATAGCCCAATACCACGAGGTACGGTGACGATTTTGGCGATCTCGGAGTAGACGATATCAGTGCGATCGCGACCGCCCCAGCCACCTGTGACCGAAATCCGCCGGTTGGTAATGCGGTAGCGCAGCCAGATAGCGCGAGTTACAGCACCTACGGTCAGGGGGATGCAGATCACCGTGAAGGCCAGCAGCACATTGATAATAAGATCCCCAATATGAGGACCCCCTTCGTAAAACACATCCTCACGAATGCCCATCAATTACCTCAAGCTTTGAAAGTAGCTGCTCTAATTCTCGCAAAAATTCGCCATATTCGCATTCAACTGAGTCAGGGCGCACGATCACGACGATCTGTAGGCCGCAGCGAATCGATGGCAAGAGCTGACGGATTGCTGCCCGAACCTGGCGCTTAAGCCGATTACGGATAACCGCCCGTTTGCTAACTTTCTGGCTAATGGAAATGCCAAATTTAGGAGGATCTGCTTTAACCTCGTTTAACCCAGGTGAAGCAGCCGTGTTTTGGGCCAATACTCGCACTACAAGGTGCTCAGAAACCGCTTTGCTGCCGTGCCGGTAAACGGCGGAGAACTCTCGGGAGTGTCTCAGGCGATGTTGCTTGGGTAAAGCCACCTAACTGTCTCGCCAAGAGAACTATAAACTCACTGTCCTACCCATTTTCCCAAAGGGGGCTGGGTGTAACAAGGACATTTGCAGCACTCAGGAGATTACACGGCCAGACGAGCCCGACCCTTGCGGCGACGGGCTTTGATTACGTTCTGTCCATTTGAAGTTCTCATTCTGGCCCGAAACCCTGAGGTTCGTTTCTGTTTTCGGTTGGTCCCTTCTAGGGTGCGCTTAGTCATTGATCAGTCTCCCGTACGCCAAATCTCTAAAAAGTCACAAATGAGAATTGTAGCACTCTAGAGGCTGGCTACCATAGCTATTCGGCAGAAACTTCTAAGGGCCAGGTGCCAGCATACTGTCGAATGACGTCGCCTTGATACATCATTTTCAAGTTGAAGTAGTGGACGCCAAATCGCCGAGGATTTTGAACGTTGGAGATCACCAC encodes:
- a CDS encoding PH domain-containing protein produces the protein MGIREDVFYEGGPHIGDLIINVLLAFTVICIPLTVGAVTRAIWLRYRITNRRISVTGGWGGRDRTDIVYSEIAKIVTVPRGIGLWGDMVVTLKDGNRLELRAMPNFRGVYDYINEKISPQARAVSGTLGSR
- the rnpA gene encoding ribonuclease P protein component — translated: MALPKQHRLRHSREFSAVYRHGSKAVSEHLVVRVLAQNTAASPGLNEVKADPPKFGISISQKVSKRAVIRNRLKRQVRAAIRQLLPSIRCGLQIVVIVRPDSVECEYGEFLRELEQLLSKLEVIDGHS
- the rpmH gene encoding 50S ribosomal protein L34, coding for MTKRTLEGTNRKQKRTSGFRARMRTSNGQNVIKARRRKGRARLAV